A genomic stretch from Picrophilus oshimae DSM 9789 includes:
- a CDS encoding TatD family hydrolase, producing MVVFDNFMHIRPSGCFIKAALRFKMAGGTALNLVNFPEHYLCSNYYEKLYNETIKTGKMIEEHLNVIITLGPYPLDYIYFKNSGKDPLKEMVNGIDLAVKIIKDGHADALGEIGTPHFNVDDDFYNVCLKVLDYALEASRDNKIPLIIHSEDFNCNGYKNLEDKIKRLGDINITVKHHANPNDIGCNDYLYKSIIASRSGIRNAINYKKPFMIETDYVDDKSKPGKVIPPESVPLRARMIRNSYDNHDEILNMIFSEVPYKIYKKDFFID from the coding sequence ATGGTTGTCTTTGACAATTTCATGCATATAAGACCATCTGGATGTTTCATTAAGGCTGCGTTGAGATTTAAAATGGCTGGTGGAACGGCACTTAACCTTGTTAATTTCCCGGAACATTATTTATGCAGTAATTATTACGAAAAATTATACAATGAAACAATAAAAACCGGAAAAATGATAGAAGAACACCTTAATGTCATCATAACGCTTGGGCCATATCCGCTGGATTACATATACTTTAAAAATTCTGGAAAAGACCCTTTAAAAGAGATGGTCAATGGTATCGATCTTGCAGTAAAAATTATAAAGGATGGCCATGCTGATGCCCTTGGTGAGATAGGCACACCGCATTTTAATGTCGATGATGATTTTTACAATGTTTGTTTAAAGGTTCTTGATTATGCGCTTGAGGCGTCCAGGGATAACAAAATACCATTAATAATACACAGCGAGGATTTTAACTGCAACGGTTATAAAAATCTTGAGGATAAAATAAAAAGGCTTGGGGATATTAATATAACGGTTAAACACCATGCAAACCCAAATGACATAGGCTGCAATGACTATTTGTATAAATCAATAATAGCCTCCAGGTCAGGAATAAGAAATGCAATAAATTATAAAAAACCGTTCATGATAGAGACAGATTACGTTGACGATAAATCAAAACCAGGTAAGGTGATACCGCCGGAATCTGTACCATTAAGGGCAAGGATGATAAGAAATTCCTATGATAACCATGATGAAATATTAAACATGATCTTTTCCGAGGTACCATACAAAATTTATAAAAAGGATTTTTTTATTGATTAG
- a CDS encoding heavy-metal-associated domain-containing protein yields MKVTLKVYGMTCDDCVLHVKKGLEQVGKNVKVSIDGNASLEIDDSIDPYKIPSLEVFSGRYKAQVREIKDE; encoded by the coding sequence ATGAAGGTAACATTAAAGGTTTATGGCATGACCTGTGATGACTGTGTTTTGCATGTAAAGAAGGGCCTTGAACAGGTTGGAAAAAACGTTAAAGTTTCAATTGATGGAAACGCAAGCCTGGAAATCGATGATAGCATTGATCCTTATAAGATTCCGTCCCTGGAAGTTTTCAGTGGAAGGTACAAGGCACAGGTAAGGGAGATAAAAGATGAATGA